The segment GAGCCATTCTTCTCTATTCTAATGCTGATAAAGCAAAACTTAAAAAAAGAATCCAAGACAACTATCCTGAAAAAGAGTATATAACGAAAATCTATGAACACATACAATATTACTACCAAATGGCTATGGGTGATGGATTGGGTTGTGTGTACGATTTCAATTTAGAAGATTTTTGTGTTCGCTTTAAACATTTTCCTGTACAAGCTCATAATGCTTTAAATATACTTACTCAAGCAGGTTATATAGAATATACTGAAGAGCAGGATAATGCCTCACGCCTTATTTTTACAGTACAAAGAGACGAATTATATAAACTAAGAGAAATGAGTGCGGAAGCTGAAAAGCTACTGAATGCTCTCCTACGTTCATACACGGGATTATTTACAGACTATGCCTACATAAACGAAGACTCATTAGCCTCAAAAACGAATCTCACAAGGCAGCAAATCTACGATTTACTACTTTTCTTTGCTCGTCGCCACCTAATAGATTATGTGCCAAGAAAAAAGACACCCTTTATTATTTATACCCGCGAGAGAGTAGAACTAAAACACCTATATATACCGAATGAGGTTTACGAAGAAAGAAAAGAAAATTACACCATACGTATAAATTCAATGCTAACTTATGCTACAGATACAGAACACTGTAGAAACAAACAACTACTCCATTACTTTGGCGAAAAAATCGAAAAGAACTGTGGCCAATGTGATGTGTGTATTAATAAGAGAAAAGAAGATCAAGCTGAAAAAGAATATTCCACCTTGGAAAAAAGTATTTTACAGGAGCTAAAGCAATCCCCACTATCTCTACAAGATTTAAGTCTAAAGCTGAGTAAGAGCCTAGATTCAATTACTAACATTGTTCGTTTTATGGTGGATGAAGAGGTAATTATGTGGAAAGGTAATTTATTGCATATAAAATAAGAAATGCTCAATTTAAGAAAGAGTGTTTTATTAAATTCTGTCCTATTCAGTTTATTTACTACATTTGTTCTTTCAAATAAATATAATACAAAATACGGTGAGCTTTTTAAAAAAGATTTTCGGAACAAAAAATCCTGAAGAACAGGAGAGCAAGAAAATTAAAAACACAATTCAGACTTTAAAATTTGATGGACTTAAAGCTTTAAAAATGGGCAAAATAGACCATGCAGAAGCTTTCTTCAATAAGGTATTAGAATACAATGAAGACGATATTGATGCCCTACTCCATCTTAGTCAAATATATATTCGTACTCACGAATTAGATGTCGCCAAACAACACATGACTAAAGTAGCAGAATTAGCTCCTCAGCTAATTGAAGCAAGATTGAATTTGGCACAAATTTGTCAATTCAAGAAAGATTACTTAGAAATGCTGGATGCAGCCAATGAGGCGATCACTATTGATAGTGAAAATGCTATTGCACACTACTTGCAAGGAGTAGCTTATTATGGTCAAAAAGATAAGTTTAATGCGATAGCCTCTCTCACTAGAGCCATTGCCATTAACAATTATTATACAGAAGCTTTGCTCCTAAGAGCAAAAATACTCATCTCTATGCAAGAGTATAATGAGGCTATAAAAGATTTAAATCAAATTATGGAAAGAGAAAAGGATCAAGAAGATGCTTTACTCTTACTTAGTGAGATATATGAATACCAAAAGGATTTTGAACAGGCTAGCCATATTTACTCCAAAATAACAGAACTGAACCCTTTTAATACTAAAGCTTATATTCAATTATCAGAACTGCTAATTAAGACGAATAAGATAGAAAAAGCGCTTATCGTATTAGACGAAGCTATTGAACTCAACCCTACAATAGCAGATCTCTATCAAAATAGAGGGAAAGCAAAACTAGTGCTTGGAGATAAAGAAGGGGCTCTTGAAGATACAAAAAAGGCGCTAGAACTAGATCCATCGAAGAAAGAGCAGTTTTCTGGAGAGTTTAAAAACTAACTAGTTAGAACTAAAAAGCCACTTAATAAATAAAAAAGTAAATAATACTTTCTTTTTATAAGAAAAGTGTTACATTTGTAAGCAGAAATACAACATACAAAGATTCGATGAATTTATTTACTTATACATATTTCTTCTTTTACTTTTACTTTAGCAATGAAGTAGAGCGGGAAGTCATATGCAATATTTAAAGATTCAACGAATCATTATTAAAAATACATGAAAGTCCCGCTCAATTGAGTGGGACTTTTTTTATTGTCAAAAACTATGAAGAAAATAGCAATACAAGGAGTACATGGATCATATCATGATATAGCAGCTCATCAATATTTTAAAGGAGAAGAGTTAGAGTTAATATGCTGTTCCACTTTTGAAGAGATTTTTGAGTCCATTATCAATGACCAAGAAGTAATCGGTATGCTTGCTATTGAAAACACCATAGCTGGAAGCCTATTACACAACAATGAGCTCCTAAGATTGAGTAATACCAATATAGTTGGAGAACACAAACTAAGAATTTCACACTGCATAGCCTGCTTGCCGAATCAATCTTGGGACGATATAAAAGAAGTAAACTCACACCCCATTGCCTTAATGCAATGTCGGTCTTTTTTACAAGCTCATCCATCTATGCGAGTAGTAGAATCTGAGGATACTGCCCTAAGTGCGGAAGAAATAAACAAGAATCAAATAGAAGGACATGCTGCTATCTGTTCCAAATATGCAGCCCAAATAAATAAACTGAAAATTCTAGAAGAAGGAATTGAGACGAATAAGCACAACTTTACACGATTCTTAATTGCGCAGTCTAGGATTGCTGAAAATAAAATTATTCCACAAAATAGAAATAAAGCGAGTATGGTATTTACCCTACCACATAAACTTGGTAGCCTTGCTCCTGTATTATCTATTCTCT is part of the Bacteroides coprosuis DSM 18011 genome and harbors:
- a CDS encoding Tetratricopeptide TPR_2 repeat-containing protein (InterPro IPR001440:IPR013105:IPR019734~KEGG: bfs:BF3707 hypothetical protein~PFAM: Tetratricopeptide TPR2; Tetratricopeptide TPR-1~SMART: Tetratricopeptide repeat~SPTR: Putative uncharacterized protein;~IMG reference gene:2504105788~PFAM: ChAPs (Chs5p-Arf1p-binding proteins); Tetratricopeptide repeat), with translation MSFLKKIFGTKNPEEQESKKIKNTIQTLKFDGLKALKMGKIDHAEAFFNKVLEYNEDDIDALLHLSQIYIRTHELDVAKQHMTKVAELAPQLIEARLNLAQICQFKKDYLEMLDAANEAITIDSENAIAHYLQGVAYYGQKDKFNAIASLTRAIAINNYYTEALLLRAKILISMQEYNEAIKDLNQIMEREKDQEDALLLLSEIYEYQKDFEQASHIYSKITELNPFNTKAYIQLSELLIKTNKIEKALIVLDEAIELNPTIADLYQNRGKAKLVLGDKEGALEDTKKALELDPSKKEQFSGEFKN
- a CDS encoding Prephenate dehydratase (COGs: COG0077 Prephenate dehydratase~InterPro IPR001086~KEGG: bth:BT_3936 prephenate dehydratase~PFAM: Prephenate dehydratase~PRIAM: Prephenate dehydratase~SPTR: Prephenate dehydratase;~IMG reference gene:2504105789~PFAM: Prephenate dehydratase) gives rise to the protein MKKIAIQGVHGSYHDIAAHQYFKGEELELICCSTFEEIFESIINDQEVIGMLAIENTIAGSLLHNNELLRLSNTNIVGEHKLRISHCIACLPNQSWDDIKEVNSHPIALMQCRSFLQAHPSMRVVESEDTALSAEEINKNQIEGHAAICSKYAAQINKLKILEEGIETNKHNFTRFLIAQSRIAENKIIPQNRNKASMVFTLPHKLGSLAPVLSILSFYTMNLTKIQSLPIIGREWEYQFYIDITFSDYEQYKQALNAIAPLTNDLKILGEYEEGQYNV